The Nitrospira sp. genome has a segment encoding these proteins:
- a CDS encoding cyclase family protein has product MRKSPPHTASMLTAALGLIVNAGCVADHRGNHLVWEHSRIVDLTHSFGSDTIVWPTEQDFKLVVQHAEHTTAGYYYASNRIEMPEHGGTHIDAPIHFSEGKQTLDQISVERTLGTAIRINVKEQCVHDRDYQITTHDLKQWESRSGRIPEGAIVLLDTGYAQFWPSRKDYLGTGLRGQEGVQALRFPGLHPDAAAWLVRERQVKAVGIDTASIDYGQSTRFETHVALLSQNVPVFENLANLNDLPVRGFDVFALPMKIANGTGGPLRIIAVVPTSN; this is encoded by the coding sequence ATGCGAAAGAGTCCTCCTCACACGGCGAGTATGTTGACGGCCGCGCTGGGCTTGATCGTCAATGCAGGATGTGTTGCAGATCATCGAGGCAATCATCTCGTCTGGGAGCACTCACGGATTGTTGATCTGACGCATTCGTTTGGTTCCGACACGATTGTCTGGCCGACGGAACAGGATTTCAAGCTCGTCGTTCAGCATGCAGAGCACACCACGGCTGGGTACTACTACGCGTCCAACCGCATCGAGATGCCGGAGCACGGAGGCACGCACATCGATGCGCCGATTCACTTTTCTGAAGGGAAGCAAACTCTCGATCAGATCTCAGTCGAACGGACGCTCGGGACCGCCATCAGGATCAACGTCAAGGAACAGTGTGTGCACGATCGGGATTACCAAATTACCACTCATGATCTTAAGCAATGGGAGTCACGATCTGGCCGAATTCCAGAGGGAGCCATTGTCTTGCTCGATACCGGCTATGCCCAGTTCTGGCCAAGTCGGAAGGATTATTTGGGAACGGGGCTAAGAGGGCAAGAAGGAGTGCAGGCGCTGCGCTTCCCAGGACTACATCCTGATGCTGCTGCCTGGCTGGTGCGTGAACGGCAGGTGAAGGCTGTCGGCATTGATACAGCGTCGATCGACTACGGGCAATCCACGAGATTTGAAACGCATGTCGCGCTGCTGTCTCAGAATGTGCCCGTGTTTGAAAACCTGGCCAATCTGAATGACCTACCAGTACGTGGTTTCGACGTCTTCGCCCTGCCGATGAAAATTGCCAATGGCACTGGTGGTCCGCTACGGATCATCGCAGTCGTACCGACTTCCAACTAG
- a CDS encoding glutaredoxin: protein MADQMEEEIQKEVKAHKILIYGKGTKTMPMCGFTRETMQFFDKYGYPYELIDVLSQPAKREALTKMTNWPTLPKVFIDGTFYGDTDILDPMAAKGEIEPLLKKTFGK from the coding sequence ATGGCCGACCAGATGGAAGAAGAAATTCAGAAGGAAGTGAAGGCCCATAAGATTTTGATCTACGGCAAGGGTACGAAGACAATGCCGATGTGCGGGTTTACCAGGGAGACCATGCAGTTTTTTGACAAGTATGGGTATCCGTACGAATTGATCGATGTCCTGTCGCAGCCGGCAAAGCGCGAAGCGCTGACGAAGATGACCAACTGGCCGACGCTCCCGAAGGTGTTTATCGACGGTACCTTCTACGGTGATACCGACATTCTCGATCCGATGGCCGCCAAGGGTGAGATCGAGCCGCTGCTGAAAAAAACATTCGGGAAGTAA
- a CDS encoding ketoacyl-ACP synthase III — protein sequence MIRTRVIGTGSYLPSRVVPNEEIAQVIGISPANIQRLTGIRSRHWAGDQEAASDLAIAAGRRALEAAGCEASAIDAIVLSTTSPDMAFPSTACLVQRGLGCKPVGAFDVSASCSGFLYGLSMAQAMIQSGQAKTCLLVAAEVKSRTLDPQDEATALLFGDGAGAVILRGEHDPNPEWRGILGIRLYADGASHGLIRIPSGGSRSPASADTVKKREHTLRMRGASLFRVAIRRVEQAVHDILKEFGVRSDELKQVVLHQANGRILDQIADRLGIERSRVASVIERYGNTSSASLPIALDDAVRKGHISPGDLVLLGSFGGGLTWATSLVRW from the coding sequence ATGATTCGAACACGAGTGATTGGAACGGGCAGCTACCTTCCATCTCGAGTCGTGCCGAACGAAGAGATTGCGCAGGTTATCGGGATCTCCCCAGCCAACATTCAACGGCTGACCGGCATTCGATCACGCCATTGGGCGGGGGACCAGGAGGCGGCTTCAGACCTGGCGATTGCTGCGGGCCGCCGGGCGCTGGAGGCTGCCGGCTGTGAGGCTTCGGCCATTGATGCCATTGTGCTGTCGACCACTTCGCCGGATATGGCATTCCCCTCGACGGCCTGTTTGGTGCAACGGGGCTTGGGCTGCAAGCCGGTGGGGGCCTTTGATGTGTCTGCGTCCTGCTCGGGATTTTTATATGGACTTTCTATGGCGCAGGCCATGATTCAAAGCGGTCAGGCGAAGACCTGTTTGCTTGTTGCGGCCGAGGTGAAGTCTCGCACACTCGATCCTCAGGATGAAGCGACCGCGCTGCTATTTGGGGATGGAGCCGGAGCCGTTATCCTTCGAGGGGAGCATGATCCCAATCCGGAGTGGCGAGGAATTCTCGGAATCAGGCTGTACGCGGATGGGGCGTCCCATGGACTCATTCGAATCCCCAGTGGGGGATCACGGAGCCCTGCATCGGCAGATACGGTAAAGAAACGGGAACATACGTTGCGCATGCGAGGCGCGTCGCTATTTCGGGTTGCGATCCGACGAGTTGAGCAGGCCGTGCACGACATCTTGAAGGAATTTGGGGTGCGTTCGGATGAACTGAAACAGGTGGTGCTGCACCAGGCGAATGGACGAATTCTGGATCAGATCGCCGATCGGTTGGGTATCGAGCGGTCTCGAGTCGCATCGGTCATTGAACGATATGGCAATACCTCCTCGGCTTCGCTTCCCATCGCGCTGGATGATGCAGTCCGCAAGGGACACATTTCACCGGGAGATTTGGTGCTCCTGGGAAGTTTTGGAGGGGGACTGACTTGGGCAACGAGCCTTGTTCGGTGGTAA
- a CDS encoding sulfite exporter TauE/SafE family protein, protein MTQSIPQISLVAAFSAGLLSFVSPCVLPLVPSYISYITGLSVEQLTDASEREKFKKAIIVNSLLFIGGFSSVFVAFGASASFLGQLLISHQDLIRRIGGVVIILFGLYLLGILNLTFLKMEHRYQFRNRPAGYLGSFLIGVAFAAGWTPCVGPVLGSILLYASTTDSMFSGVVLLTFYSLGLGMPLFLTALGVDRFLAYFKEVRAYLWGVSTVSGVMLIVVGVMIYANSLTMITSFLERYGIGWYLGQ, encoded by the coding sequence ATGACACAATCCATTCCACAGATTTCGCTGGTTGCAGCCTTTTCCGCGGGGCTTCTGTCGTTCGTGTCCCCATGCGTTTTGCCGCTTGTGCCGAGCTACATTTCCTACATCACTGGACTTTCGGTTGAACAACTGACCGACGCCTCTGAACGTGAGAAATTCAAGAAGGCCATTATCGTGAATTCCTTGCTCTTCATCGGCGGGTTTTCATCGGTATTCGTTGCCTTCGGGGCTTCCGCAAGCTTTCTGGGACAGCTGTTGATCAGCCATCAAGATCTCATTCGCCGCATCGGCGGTGTGGTCATCATTTTGTTTGGGCTGTATCTGCTCGGAATTCTCAATCTCACGTTTCTCAAGATGGAGCATCGCTATCAATTTCGCAATCGACCGGCTGGGTACTTGGGATCGTTCCTGATCGGTGTGGCGTTTGCGGCCGGATGGACCCCCTGTGTCGGACCGGTTCTGGGGTCGATTCTGCTCTATGCGAGCACGACTGATTCCATGTTCAGCGGGGTCGTGTTATTGACCTTTTACTCATTGGGTTTGGGCATGCCGTTGTTTCTCACGGCATTGGGCGTCGATCGATTCTTGGCCTACTTCAAAGAAGTACGGGCCTATTTGTGGGGCGTGTCGACTGTGAGCGGAGTGATGCTGATCGTCGTCGGGGTGATGATCTACGCCAACTCGTTGACGATGATCACCAGTTTCTTGGAGCGATACGGAATCGGTTGGTATCTGGGACAGTGA
- the bamD gene encoding outer membrane protein assembly factor BamD: protein MYCLILAACAGDFSASDVRSGLKKALSGTDEQIFLGDTVDNHYHPNVIMKRGEAYFEKEEYAEALVEYKHFLELHRNHVLAPYAAFRIGEIHFKMAKTIDRDPEPMQKAIAAFEQMQREFPGSRYDTQAHQKLEECHDWLAQMHLFVGQFYYRRGSYLAAAHRFEQVMKAYPDKPVAADALYFLAKSYHELGADDWARDHLMVLTEKYPHSQFAGDGKHLLAKISAAQPTTLLAQQSESTTLSDAGSGMVRNGPSNSSPQPSAGSLPSALMGTLGLPPSLGLAGSSAVNSLKPGFTACRLGAWC from the coding sequence ATGTACTGCCTCATCCTTGCCGCCTGTGCCGGTGATTTTTCCGCCAGCGACGTTCGAAGCGGACTTAAAAAAGCCCTCAGCGGTACGGACGAGCAAATTTTCCTGGGCGATACGGTCGATAATCATTACCACCCTAATGTGATCATGAAACGCGGCGAAGCGTATTTTGAGAAAGAAGAGTACGCGGAAGCGCTCGTCGAATACAAACACTTCCTGGAGCTCCATCGGAATCACGTTCTAGCCCCCTATGCTGCCTTCAGAATTGGGGAGATTCACTTCAAGATGGCCAAAACGATCGATCGCGACCCTGAACCCATGCAAAAGGCGATCGCAGCGTTCGAACAGATGCAGAGAGAGTTTCCCGGCAGTCGCTATGACACGCAAGCACACCAAAAACTCGAGGAATGTCACGATTGGCTGGCACAGATGCATCTCTTTGTGGGGCAATTCTACTACCGGAGAGGCTCGTACCTGGCGGCCGCACACCGATTCGAACAAGTGATGAAGGCCTATCCTGACAAGCCCGTCGCTGCGGACGCCTTATACTTTCTCGCTAAGTCGTACCACGAGTTGGGTGCGGACGATTGGGCCAGGGACCATCTCATGGTCTTGACGGAAAAGTACCCTCACAGCCAATTCGCTGGCGATGGGAAGCACCTCCTTGCCAAAATCAGCGCAGCTCAACCGACAACACTGTTGGCACAGCAATCCGAGTCGACGACTCTCTCTGATGCCGGTTCAGGCATGGTACGAAACGGCCCATCCAATTCCTCACCGCAACCATCCGCTGGCTCCCTGCCGTCAGCTCTGATGGGCACACTGGGACTTCCCCCCTCGCTCGGTTTAGCCGGAAGCTCCGCCGTCAATTCACTCAAGCCAGGATTTACCGCCTGTCGCCTTGGCGCCTGGTGCTGA
- a CDS encoding inorganic phosphate transporter, with protein sequence MPELSGLLLVTVVLALLFDFSNGWHDCANAVATVVSTRVLRPLTAVLLAGALNVAGAFFSTAVAKMIGGGIVFPDAITNVVVAGAMAGAIFWNLFTLILGLPTSSSHALIGGLVGAAVAHGGWAVVQFKGLYKILEAMILSPLLGFGMGFLIMVLVSWSFFRVHRGLATKLFSRLQLLSASFMAFSHGANDAQKVMGVITLALVASGQLTSTEVPTWVIVACAVAMGLGTTVGGWRIIHTLGMKMVKLEPVHGFAAETGAATVLLFAAHFGLPVSTTHTITSSILGVGSTKRLSAVRWGVTSKILSAWIFTLPGAALLGAGAYTVLSWFH encoded by the coding sequence ATGCCTGAATTGAGCGGATTATTGCTGGTGACCGTGGTGTTGGCCTTGTTGTTTGATTTCTCAAACGGGTGGCACGACTGTGCAAACGCCGTGGCGACGGTCGTCTCCACGCGCGTCTTGAGACCGCTGACAGCGGTGTTGCTGGCCGGAGCGCTGAACGTCGCCGGCGCCTTCTTTTCGACCGCCGTCGCAAAAATGATCGGTGGCGGGATCGTATTCCCGGATGCCATTACGAATGTCGTCGTGGCAGGCGCGATGGCCGGCGCAATCTTCTGGAATTTGTTCACGTTGATCCTGGGGCTTCCGACGAGTTCTTCGCACGCATTGATCGGTGGTCTTGTGGGTGCGGCAGTCGCTCATGGAGGCTGGGCGGTCGTCCAATTCAAGGGACTGTACAAGATTCTCGAGGCCATGATTCTTTCCCCGCTGTTGGGGTTTGGAATGGGGTTTCTCATCATGGTGCTCGTGAGCTGGTCGTTTTTCCGGGTTCATCGAGGTCTGGCGACAAAACTATTCAGCCGGCTTCAGCTTCTCTCGGCGAGTTTCATGGCGTTCAGTCATGGAGCGAATGACGCCCAAAAAGTGATGGGTGTCATCACGCTGGCTCTCGTGGCCTCCGGCCAGCTGACCTCGACCGAAGTGCCGACCTGGGTGATCGTGGCCTGTGCCGTGGCGATGGGGCTTGGCACGACCGTCGGCGGGTGGCGCATTATCCATACCTTGGGAATGAAAATGGTCAAACTCGAACCGGTGCATGGATTTGCGGCTGAGACGGGAGCGGCGACCGTGTTGCTCTTTGCGGCTCACTTCGGTCTTCCGGTGAGTACGACTCATACGATCACCTCGTCCATCTTAGGGGTCGGTTCGACCAAACGGCTTTCTGCGGTTCGGTGGGGAGTCACGAGCAAGATTCTCTCCGCCTGGATCTTTACTCTACCTGGTGCCGCGTTGCTGGGAGCCGGTGCTTATACGGTACTGTCTTGGTTCCACTGA
- a CDS encoding DUF47 domain-containing protein, with product MFSILPKEEAFFELFKKAAHNVIEGSRLLKDLMEDYTNIQEKITRIKEVEHIGDGITHDIAMRLNQTFITPIDREDIHDLASALDDILDAIEAVADRFAIYKIDQPTPCSVRLADILYRASVAVGRGVDRISMSHEEVKEYSVEVNSLENEADRVSRDAISALFEKETNPIAVIKWKEIYETFEEGTDRCEDVANVIECIVLKQV from the coding sequence ATCTTCAGCATACTTCCCAAAGAGGAAGCCTTTTTCGAACTCTTCAAGAAGGCGGCCCACAATGTGATTGAAGGCAGTCGGTTGCTCAAGGACCTGATGGAAGACTATACGAACATTCAGGAAAAGATCACGCGCATTAAAGAGGTGGAGCACATCGGGGATGGCATCACGCACGACATCGCCATGCGCCTCAACCAAACCTTCATCACGCCGATTGATCGGGAGGATATTCACGATCTCGCCAGCGCGTTGGACGACATCCTTGATGCGATCGAAGCGGTGGCCGATCGGTTCGCCATCTATAAGATTGACCAGCCGACTCCCTGTTCGGTTCGGTTGGCGGATATCCTTTATCGAGCGTCCGTGGCGGTAGGGCGTGGGGTCGATCGGATCAGCATGTCGCATGAGGAAGTCAAAGAGTACAGCGTGGAGGTGAATAGTCTGGAGAACGAAGCTGATCGGGTCTCACGTGACGCGATTTCCGCGCTCTTTGAAAAAGAAACAAACCCGATCGCCGTGATCAAGTGGAAAGAGATCTATGAGACTTTTGAAGAGGGGACCGATCGCTGCGAGGATGTCGCCAATGTGATTGAATGTATCGTGTTGAAGCAGGTGTAG
- a CDS encoding adenosylhomocysteinase — protein sequence MDYDVKDIKLADQGKLKIEWAEATMPVLRLIRKRFKKQQPLKGVRVTACLHVTTETANLAITLKAGGADVRLCASNPLSTQDDVAAALVQHEGIPTFAIKGEDNPTYYRHIESAIAHRPHVTMDDGADVVSHLHSKRKELLKNVIGGTEETTTGVIRLRSMAEKKVLKFPVISVNDADTKHMFDNRYGTGQSTMDGIIRATNRLVCGSVVVVVGYGWCGRGIAMRAKGMGADVIVTEIDPLKGLEAVMDGFRVMPMELAAPVGDFFVTVTGNIHVIRGEHFAAMKDGAIVCNSGHFNVELDIPALEKMAGKRRVVRTGVEEFTLKKNGHRVSLLGEGRLVNLATAEGHPSSVMDMSFANQALGAEYIVKNYKQLEKKVYPVPEVIDKEIARLKLAGMGVAIDTLTNEQKKYLASWEMGT from the coding sequence GTGGATTACGATGTGAAAGATATCAAGCTGGCAGATCAAGGCAAATTGAAGATCGAATGGGCTGAGGCCACGATGCCCGTTTTGAGACTGATTCGAAAGCGGTTCAAGAAACAACAGCCACTGAAGGGCGTCCGTGTAACCGCTTGCTTACACGTCACCACGGAAACGGCGAATCTGGCCATCACGCTGAAAGCCGGCGGAGCTGACGTCCGCCTCTGCGCATCCAATCCACTAAGCACACAAGATGACGTCGCGGCGGCCTTGGTCCAGCATGAGGGCATCCCGACCTTCGCCATCAAGGGCGAAGACAACCCCACATACTATCGTCACATTGAGTCGGCTATAGCCCATCGTCCGCACGTCACCATGGACGACGGTGCCGATGTGGTCTCACACCTTCACTCCAAGCGGAAAGAACTCTTGAAGAACGTCATCGGTGGGACAGAAGAGACCACCACCGGAGTCATTCGCTTACGGAGCATGGCGGAAAAGAAAGTGCTCAAATTCCCTGTGATCTCCGTGAACGATGCCGATACCAAGCACATGTTCGACAATCGTTACGGCACGGGCCAATCCACCATGGACGGCATCATACGCGCCACGAACCGTCTGGTATGCGGGTCTGTGGTCGTCGTGGTGGGATACGGCTGGTGTGGACGCGGCATCGCCATGCGCGCCAAAGGCATGGGCGCCGATGTCATCGTAACCGAAATTGATCCGCTGAAAGGTCTGGAAGCTGTCATGGATGGTTTCCGCGTGATGCCGATGGAACTAGCCGCTCCGGTCGGCGATTTCTTCGTCACAGTGACCGGCAACATCCATGTGATCCGTGGCGAGCATTTCGCCGCGATGAAAGACGGCGCCATCGTCTGCAACAGCGGACACTTCAACGTCGAGCTCGATATCCCGGCCCTTGAAAAAATGGCCGGTAAACGCCGGGTGGTTCGCACCGGTGTCGAAGAATTCACTCTCAAGAAAAACGGACACCGCGTCAGCTTGCTCGGCGAAGGCCGACTCGTCAACCTGGCCACCGCAGAGGGCCATCCTTCCAGTGTGATGGACATGAGCTTTGCCAACCAAGCGCTCGGCGCCGAATATATCGTGAAGAATTACAAACAGCTCGAGAAAAAGGTCTATCCGGTTCCTGAAGTGATCGACAAGGAGATTGCCCGGCTCAAATTAGCGGGTATGGGTGTGGCGATCGATACACTCACGAACGAGCAGAAGAAGTACCTAGCATCCTGGGAAATGGGAACGTAG
- a CDS encoding trypsin-like peptidase domain-containing protein, whose amino-acid sequence MSELSSFSLPHEVLRLMMRCCFEHTVSVFWGEPDGEPEMHSASGVLIKLDRPILITAEHVIEEFLKKQTEHPSIRLQIAKGSIENVAERIIARSKKSDLVTLDLSGLDLREFAQHLSLYTPLKWPPHSVMPGLTVLIVGFPMAYRYLLPIRRAIKFDSFCQKVQVSSVNECGFACAVETNSIHNLNSDDAWPETYGGMSGCPIFAIRGNPSVLDLVGIVYEASDSFNIICARHANLVSPDGTLSNP is encoded by the coding sequence ATGTCCGAGTTGTCTTCCTTTTCACTCCCCCACGAAGTTCTTCGTCTCATGATGCGGTGCTGCTTCGAACACACTGTTTCCGTCTTTTGGGGGGAACCTGATGGCGAGCCTGAAATGCACAGCGCCAGCGGTGTGCTTATTAAGCTGGATAGGCCGATCCTAATCACAGCAGAACACGTCATTGAGGAATTCTTGAAGAAACAAACTGAGCATCCTTCCATAAGATTACAAATCGCCAAAGGTTCAATAGAGAATGTCGCAGAGCGGATCATTGCAAGATCTAAGAAGTCTGATTTGGTCACATTAGACTTGTCCGGACTGGACCTCCGAGAATTCGCGCAACATCTATCACTATATACTCCTTTGAAGTGGCCTCCACATTCTGTCATGCCTGGCTTGACCGTTCTTATCGTGGGCTTCCCCATGGCATACCGCTACCTACTCCCAATACGACGAGCAATAAAGTTTGATTCTTTTTGCCAAAAAGTGCAGGTTTCTAGCGTCAATGAATGCGGCTTTGCCTGTGCAGTGGAAACCAATTCAATTCATAATCTCAATTCTGACGATGCTTGGCCAGAAACATATGGCGGGATGAGCGGATGTCCAATTTTTGCGATTCGCGGAAATCCATCAGTTCTCGACCTCGTTGGTATAGTTTATGAGGCAAGCGATAGCTTTAACATTATCTGTGCGCGCCACGCCAATCTTGTCTCTCCTGATGGAACGTTATCAAACCCCTAG
- a CDS encoding methionine adenosyltransferase: MRDNFLFTSESVTEGHPDKIADQISDGILDAIIAQDKYSRVACETILTTGIALVAGEISTKAYVEIPDIIREVIKDVGYCDASWGFDFHTCSVLTAIHQQSGDIAMGVDSGGAGDQGLMFGYATNETDELMPMPIVLAHRLTKRLAEVRKKNILKWVRPDGKSQVTVEYKNGRPVRIDTIVVSTQHGPDVTNKQIERDIMEKVIKPVMPKGLYDPTGVKHHINPTGRFVVGGPMGDTGLTGRKIIVDTYGGHGSHGGGAFSGKDPTKVDRSASYMARYIAKNLVAAELADKCEVQLAYAIGVADPVSVLVDTKGTEKVSVDKLDKLVRKHFPMTPRGIIDHLKLRRPIFKKTAAYGHFGRNEPEFTWEKTDKAKALRKDAGL, from the coding sequence ATGCGAGACAATTTTCTCTTTACTTCGGAATCAGTGACTGAAGGGCATCCTGATAAAATCGCCGATCAGATATCAGACGGTATCTTGGATGCCATCATCGCTCAGGATAAGTATTCTCGTGTCGCCTGCGAGACGATTCTCACCACGGGTATCGCACTGGTAGCCGGAGAAATCTCGACCAAGGCCTACGTTGAAATCCCTGACATTATTCGGGAGGTCATCAAGGACGTCGGCTACTGCGATGCTTCCTGGGGGTTCGACTTCCATACCTGTTCCGTTCTCACCGCAATTCACCAACAATCGGGTGACATTGCGATGGGCGTCGATTCCGGAGGAGCCGGTGATCAAGGGTTGATGTTCGGATACGCCACCAATGAAACCGATGAACTCATGCCGATGCCGATCGTCTTGGCTCACCGTTTGACCAAACGCCTTGCCGAAGTGCGCAAGAAAAACATTCTCAAATGGGTGCGGCCGGATGGGAAGTCACAAGTCACGGTCGAGTACAAAAACGGCAGGCCCGTGCGGATCGATACGATCGTCGTCTCCACGCAGCACGGCCCTGATGTGACCAATAAGCAAATTGAACGCGATATCATGGAGAAGGTGATCAAGCCGGTCATGCCGAAAGGCCTCTATGATCCGACCGGCGTAAAGCATCACATCAACCCGACTGGTCGATTCGTAGTCGGCGGCCCCATGGGTGACACCGGTCTCACCGGGCGTAAGATCATCGTCGACACCTACGGCGGCCATGGCAGCCATGGCGGCGGAGCCTTCTCCGGAAAAGATCCGACAAAAGTCGACCGGTCCGCCTCCTATATGGCACGTTATATCGCGAAGAACCTTGTCGCTGCCGAGTTGGCCGATAAGTGCGAAGTGCAATTGGCCTATGCCATCGGCGTCGCCGACCCTGTCTCCGTGCTGGTCGATACCAAGGGCACGGAAAAGGTGTCGGTTGATAAGCTCGACAAGCTCGTGCGCAAGCACTTCCCGATGACGCCACGCGGCATCATTGATCATCTCAAACTTCGACGGCCCATTTTCAAAAAGACGGCGGCTTATGGACACTTCGGCCGCAACGAGCCGGAGTTTACCTGGGAGAAAACCGACAAGGCCAAGGCCCTGCGCAAGGACGCCGGACTATAA
- a CDS encoding TlpA family protein disulfide reductase, with amino-acid sequence MKYGRTISILPGLLAVGVLVTVSVVDAQPPQSVKRSAVERGVVHVGDEAPNFTLQDLAGNVISLSQLRGKVVLLNFWATWCGPCRVEMPAMEQLYRTLPRGQFEILAVSTDAQGAAVTRPFQKRMGFTFPILHDSEYRVGLAYGARTIPITFMVDRQGVVRQKIFGARDWDSPEARDLIHALMKS; translated from the coding sequence ATGAAGTATGGCCGAACGATCTCGATTCTCCCGGGGCTTCTCGCAGTCGGTGTGTTGGTCACGGTCTCCGTTGTCGATGCGCAACCACCGCAGTCGGTCAAACGGTCGGCTGTCGAACGCGGCGTCGTTCATGTCGGCGATGAAGCACCGAATTTCACGTTGCAAGACCTTGCCGGAAATGTCATCAGTTTGTCTCAGCTCAGGGGGAAAGTCGTCCTGCTGAATTTTTGGGCGACGTGGTGTGGGCCCTGTCGAGTCGAGATGCCGGCGATGGAACAACTTTATCGCACGTTACCGAGAGGACAGTTCGAGATTTTGGCCGTATCGACGGATGCCCAGGGAGCAGCCGTGACACGACCGTTTCAGAAACGGATGGGCTTTACGTTTCCAATTCTTCACGACTCGGAGTATCGGGTTGGCCTGGCCTATGGAGCACGAACGATCCCGATCACCTTCATGGTTGATCGCCAGGGCGTCGTACGACAAAAAATATTTGGTGCCCGTGATTGGGACTCACCGGAGGCCCGTGACTTGATTCATGCTCTGATGAAGTCCTAG